A window from Halomicrobium urmianum encodes these proteins:
- a CDS encoding digeranylgeranylglycerophospholipid reductase, protein MRDRFDVVIAGAGPAGAQCARDVAARGYDVVVLETEPEDEFPRQSNKSTAGTFPSMMAAFNVPDDVVMNYTDDVVLESPNNHFVREQPGAVLEFADFKRWLVAEGRAEGAEYRFDSRVSAPIVEDGSIAGVRYDGDEEVYGDIIVDATGPSAPLAKELGVTDLRRERQAIGIEYELEGVEVDHPDYADLTDAMMLRLDHDLAPGGYSWIFHTGGDTAKVGICYIQNDSHREYGRDGMAIDDYLEYWLDRDPRFADATRLAGKQHRGSAHIQPPGSLSTDGFMAIGDTVPSIDPLWGEGIHKGMKSARAAAATVDACLTGQRDVSAEAVSVYDDLWHRDVAPRAETRLLMTDLLYLAPNERYDQLMADLRAAADDTLAEVNKGNKLAMRKLLHLDDLPILARYVRQRLRE, encoded by the coding sequence ATGCGCGACCGCTTTGACGTGGTGATCGCCGGGGCCGGGCCGGCCGGGGCCCAGTGTGCCCGGGACGTGGCCGCGAGAGGGTACGACGTCGTCGTCCTCGAGACCGAACCGGAAGACGAGTTCCCACGTCAGAGCAACAAATCGACCGCCGGCACCTTCCCGTCGATGATGGCGGCGTTCAACGTGCCCGACGACGTCGTCATGAACTACACCGACGACGTCGTCCTCGAGTCGCCCAACAACCACTTCGTCCGGGAACAGCCCGGCGCCGTCCTGGAGTTCGCGGACTTCAAGCGGTGGCTCGTCGCCGAGGGACGCGCGGAGGGCGCCGAGTACCGCTTCGACTCCCGCGTCTCCGCGCCCATCGTCGAGGACGGGTCGATCGCCGGCGTCCGCTACGACGGGGACGAGGAGGTGTACGGCGATATCATCGTCGACGCCACCGGGCCGTCAGCGCCTCTGGCGAAGGAGCTGGGCGTCACCGACCTCAGGCGCGAGCGCCAGGCCATCGGGATCGAGTACGAGCTGGAGGGCGTCGAGGTGGACCACCCCGACTACGCTGACCTCACGGACGCGATGATGCTGCGTCTGGACCACGACCTCGCGCCGGGCGGCTACTCCTGGATCTTCCACACCGGCGGCGACACGGCGAAGGTCGGGATCTGTTACATCCAGAACGACTCCCACCGCGAGTACGGCCGGGACGGGATGGCCATCGACGACTACCTCGAGTACTGGCTCGACCGGGATCCCCGGTTCGCCGACGCGACCCGTCTGGCGGGCAAGCAGCACCGCGGCTCGGCCCACATCCAGCCGCCGGGGTCGCTGAGTACGGACGGCTTCATGGCCATCGGCGACACCGTGCCGTCGATCGACCCGCTGTGGGGCGAGGGGATCCACAAGGGCATGAAGTCGGCCCGCGCGGCGGCTGCGACCGTCGACGCCTGTCTCACTGGCCAGCGTGACGTCTCGGCGGAGGCGGTGTCCGTCTACGACGACCTCTGGCACCGCGACGTCGCCCCGCGCGCCGAGACGCGCCTGCTGATGACCGACCTGCTGTACCTCGCGCCCAACGAGCGCTACGACCAGTTGATGGCCGATCTGCGGGCCGCCGCCGACGACACGCTCGCCGAGGTCAACAAGGGGAACAAGCTGGCGATGCGGAAGCTGCTGCACCTCGACGACCTGCCGATCCTCGCGCGGTACGTCCGCCAGCGACTGCGGGAGTGA
- a CDS encoding carboxymuconolactone decarboxylase family protein has translation MVSEQTQREIEDTLGQVPDWMGVLSEPAADHSWGIFRDLLLGETELSAREKALVGVSAAAVMKCPYCTYFHKEEARLAGMTDDEIKEAVNLAGETSYFSTLLHGNEVDEDHFISETDEVFDYVRDQEPAPADD, from the coding sequence ATGGTATCAGAGCAAACACAGCGAGAAATCGAGGACACACTCGGGCAGGTGCCCGACTGGATGGGCGTCCTCAGTGAGCCGGCGGCCGACCACAGCTGGGGCATCTTCCGCGACCTCCTGCTCGGCGAGACGGAACTGTCCGCGCGGGAGAAGGCGCTCGTCGGCGTGAGCGCGGCGGCCGTGATGAAGTGTCCCTACTGCACCTACTTCCACAAGGAGGAGGCGCGACTGGCGGGGATGACGGACGACGAGATCAAGGAGGCGGTGAACCTGGCCGGCGAGACGTCGTACTTCTCGACGCTGCTCCACGGCAACGAGGTCGACGAGGATCACTTCATCTCCGAGACGGACGAGGTCTTCGACTACGTCAGAGACCAGGAACCGGCACCGGCGGACGACTGA
- a CDS encoding 2-oxoacid:ferredoxin oxidoreductase subunit beta: MSSDVRFTDFKSDKQPTWCPGCGDFGTMNGMMKALAETGNSPDDTFVVAGIGCSGKIGTYMHSYALHGVHGRALPVGIGVKMANPNLEVMVAGGDGDGYSIGAGHFIHAVRRNVDMTYVVMDNRIYGLTKGQASPTSREDFETSTTPEGPQQPPVNPKALALAAGGTFIAQSFSSNSQRHAELVQEAIEHDGFGFVNVYSPCVTFNDVDTYDYFRDTIVDLDEEDHDPTDRDAAKEKILEADKEYQGVLYRDDNSVPFEQREGIEESMADIPDGAPEDAMDLVREFY, translated from the coding sequence ATGAGCTCAGACGTCAGATTCACGGACTTCAAGTCCGACAAGCAACCGACCTGGTGTCCCGGATGCGGCGACTTCGGGACGATGAACGGCATGATGAAGGCCCTGGCCGAGACCGGCAACAGCCCCGACGACACGTTCGTCGTCGCCGGCATCGGCTGTTCCGGCAAGATCGGGACCTACATGCACAGCTACGCGCTGCACGGGGTCCACGGTCGCGCGCTGCCGGTCGGCATCGGCGTCAAAATGGCCAACCCGAACCTCGAAGTGATGGTCGCCGGCGGCGACGGCGACGGCTACTCCATCGGGGCCGGCCACTTCATCCACGCCGTCCGCCGCAACGTCGACATGACCTACGTGGTCATGGACAACCGCATCTACGGCCTCACCAAGGGCCAGGCCTCGCCGACCTCGCGTGAGGACTTCGAGACCTCGACGACGCCCGAGGGCCCCCAGCAGCCCCCGGTCAACCCCAAGGCGCTCGCGCTGGCCGCGGGCGGCACCTTCATCGCCCAGTCGTTCTCCTCGAACTCCCAGCGCCACGCCGAACTGGTCCAGGAGGCCATCGAGCACGACGGGTTCGGCTTCGTGAACGTCTACTCGCCGTGCGTGACGTTCAACGACGTCGACACCTACGACTACTTCCGCGACACCATCGTCGACCTCGACGAAGAGGACCACGACCCGACCGACCGCGACGCGGCCAAGGAGAAGATCCTCGAGGCCGACAAGGAGTACCAGGGCGTCCTCTACAGGGACGACAACTCCGTGCCCTTCGAGCAGCGCGAGGGCATCGAGGAGAGCATGGCCGACATCCCCGACGGCGCGCCCGAGGACGCGATGGACCTGGTCCGCGAGTTCTACTAG
- a CDS encoding 2-oxoacid:acceptor oxidoreductase subunit alpha, whose translation MPDDLNWAIGGEAGDGIDSTGKIFAQALSRAGRHVFTSKDFASRIRGGYTAYKVRTSVDRVESVVDRLDVLIALTERTIDENMDELHEGSVIIYDGERTTMQNVEIPDEMIGLEVPLQRLAEEAGGAIMANVVALGAACEVTNFPIENLDESLEKRFGDKGEAIVENNKEAARKGQQFVQEEYEQDDFGYDMETTDEDYVLLNGDQAIGMGALAAGCRFYSGYPITPATDVMEYLTGRIDQYGGKVVQAEDELAAINMALGAARAGARAMTATSGPGIDLMTETFGLVAQSETPLVICDVMRSGPSTGMPTKQEQGDLNMTLYGGHGEIPRFVVAPTTVSECFWKTVEAFNYAEKYQTPVFLVSDLAMAVTEQTFPPEEFDMDEVEIERGKVVDEDELDSWTNEKGQFQPHFPAADGISPRAFPGTVDGAHMTTGLEHDALGRRTEDTEIRQEQVEKRQQKVETAREEEDWDYREYGNPDADTLVISWGSNEGAMREGLAFLEEEDIDVRFISVPYIFPRPDLSEEIEEAEQTIVVECNATGQFADVIEHDVLERVDRVNKYNGVRFKADELAEEIKEKISEAEVTA comes from the coding sequence ATGCCCGACGACCTCAACTGGGCCATCGGCGGCGAGGCCGGCGATGGGATCGACTCCACCGGGAAAATCTTCGCCCAGGCACTCTCGCGGGCAGGTCGACACGTCTTCACGTCCAAGGACTTCGCGTCGCGCATCCGCGGCGGGTACACCGCGTACAAGGTCCGGACGTCCGTCGACCGCGTCGAGAGTGTCGTCGACAGACTCGACGTGCTGATCGCGCTCACCGAGCGGACCATCGACGAGAACATGGACGAGCTCCACGAGGGCTCGGTCATCATCTACGATGGGGAGCGGACCACGATGCAGAACGTGGAAATCCCCGACGAGATGATCGGCCTCGAGGTGCCGCTCCAGCGCCTGGCCGAGGAGGCCGGCGGTGCCATCATGGCCAACGTGGTCGCGCTCGGTGCCGCCTGCGAAGTGACGAACTTCCCCATCGAGAACCTCGACGAGTCGCTGGAGAAGCGCTTCGGCGACAAGGGCGAGGCCATCGTGGAGAACAACAAGGAGGCCGCCCGGAAGGGCCAGCAGTTCGTCCAGGAGGAATACGAGCAGGACGACTTCGGTTACGACATGGAGACGACCGACGAGGACTACGTCCTCCTCAACGGCGACCAGGCCATCGGCATGGGTGCCCTCGCCGCCGGCTGCCGGTTCTACTCGGGCTATCCCATCACCCCTGCAACGGACGTGATGGAGTACCTCACCGGCCGGATCGACCAGTACGGCGGCAAGGTCGTCCAGGCCGAGGACGAGCTCGCCGCGATCAACATGGCGCTGGGTGCGGCCCGCGCCGGCGCGCGCGCCATGACGGCCACCTCCGGGCCCGGTATCGACCTGATGACCGAGACGTTCGGCCTGGTCGCCCAGTCCGAGACGCCGCTGGTCATCTGCGACGTGATGCGCTCCGGTCCTTCGACCGGGATGCCGACCAAGCAGGAGCAGGGCGACCTCAACATGACGCTGTACGGCGGCCACGGCGAGATCCCGCGGTTCGTCGTCGCGCCCACGACGGTCTCGGAGTGCTTCTGGAAGACCGTCGAGGCGTTCAACTACGCGGAGAAGTACCAGACGCCGGTCTTCCTGGTCTCGGACCTCGCGATGGCGGTCACCGAGCAGACGTTCCCGCCCGAGGAGTTCGACATGGACGAGGTCGAGATCGAGCGCGGCAAGGTCGTCGACGAGGACGAACTCGACTCCTGGACCAACGAGAAGGGCCAGTTCCAGCCGCACTTCCCGGCCGCCGACGGCATCTCGCCGCGCGCGTTCCCTGGCACCGTCGACGGCGCGCACATGACGACCGGACTGGAGCACGACGCGCTCGGCCGCCGGACCGAGGACACGGAGATCCGTCAGGAGCAGGTCGAGAAGCGCCAGCAGAAGGTCGAGACTGCGCGCGAGGAGGAGGACTGGGACTACCGCGAGTACGGTAACCCCGACGCGGACACGCTCGTCATCTCCTGGGGTTCCAACGAGGGCGCCATGCGCGAGGGCCTGGCGTTCCTCGAGGAGGAGGACATCGACGTCCGCTTCATCTCGGTGCCCTACATCTTCCCGCGCCCGGACCTCAGCGAGGAGATCGAGGAGGCCGAGCAGACCATCGTCGTCGAGTGTAACGCCACCGGCCAGTTCGCCGACGTCATCGAGCACGACGTCCTCGAGCGGGTCGACCGCGTGAACAAGTACAACGGCGTGCGGTTCAAGGCCGACGAACTCGCAGAGGAAATCAAGGAGAAGATCTCCGAGGCGGAGGTTACAGCATGA
- a CDS encoding FAD-binding oxidoreductase: protein MDDTPCRVAAVRDVGPDAVAIDVESPVEFDADPGQFVKLTFEVDGEAESRFYTISSPDVDDTFEITVGIDPDGTVAPILADLAAGDELTVSGPFGNDYYDGEPFAVVLAGGPGVGPAVGIAERALDEGNEAAVVYRDDEPMHEARLDVLEDRGAFVRLLDADQSLDAATADALAAADADSQLFVYGFADFVDAATDAATAAGGDAEGAKIENFG from the coding sequence ATGGACGACACACCGTGTCGCGTCGCCGCGGTCCGCGACGTCGGCCCCGACGCCGTGGCCATCGACGTCGAGTCGCCCGTCGAGTTCGACGCCGACCCCGGCCAGTTCGTGAAGCTCACCTTCGAGGTCGACGGCGAGGCCGAGTCGCGCTTCTACACGATCTCCTCGCCCGACGTCGACGACACCTTCGAGATTACGGTCGGCATCGACCCCGACGGTACCGTGGCCCCGATCCTAGCCGACCTCGCGGCCGGCGACGAACTGACCGTCTCCGGCCCCTTCGGCAACGACTACTACGATGGCGAGCCCTTCGCCGTCGTCCTCGCGGGCGGCCCCGGCGTCGGCCCCGCCGTCGGCATCGCCGAGCGCGCTCTCGACGAGGGCAACGAGGCCGCCGTCGTGTATCGCGACGACGAGCCCATGCACGAGGCTCGGCTCGACGTGCTCGAAGACCGAGGTGCGTTCGTCCGCCTCCTCGACGCCGATCAGAGCCTCGACGCCGCCACCGCCGACGCGCTGGCCGCCGCCGACGCCGACTCCCAGCTGTTCGTCTACGGCTTCGCCGACTTCGTCGACGCCGCCACCGACGCCGCAACGGCCGCCGGCGGCGACGCCGAGGGCGCGAAGATCGAGAACTTCGGCTGA
- a CDS encoding transcriptional regulator, with the protein MREASRTTRQRIADRLREEALPVSAIAREFDVRSGEALSHVEHISQSLESTDEQVLVAPPTCDDCGFGDFDDLTNLPSRCPECKSESVSEPTYRID; encoded by the coding sequence ATGCGCGAGGCAAGTCGGACGACGCGCCAGCGCATCGCCGACCGTCTGCGCGAGGAGGCACTCCCCGTCAGTGCCATCGCTCGCGAGTTCGACGTCCGGTCCGGCGAGGCGCTGAGCCACGTGGAGCACATCTCACAGTCCCTCGAGTCCACCGACGAGCAGGTGCTGGTGGCGCCGCCGACCTGCGATGACTGCGGGTTCGGGGACTTCGACGACCTGACGAACCTGCCCAGTCGCTGTCCGGAGTGCAAGAGCGAGAGCGTGAGCGAGCCGACCTACCGGATCGACTGA
- a CDS encoding Rieske (2Fe-2S) protein: MDADSRIVGREDVPEGGTVLFSVTDCDGEQEAVLLDLADGIAAFENYCPHWRDVRLDTGSGATVRNDEIVCEKHGATFETDSGYCNFGPCEGAVLSEIDVEAVDGAVYLTDDDYEFAGLGPAEDDDHGPDGDGGRGNRSGGGRIGFGGV; the protein is encoded by the coding sequence ATGGACGCAGACAGCCGGATCGTCGGGCGTGAAGACGTCCCCGAGGGTGGGACCGTGCTGTTCTCCGTGACTGACTGCGACGGTGAACAGGAGGCGGTCTTGCTGGACCTGGCCGACGGCATCGCCGCCTTCGAGAACTACTGTCCGCACTGGCGCGACGTCCGCCTGGACACCGGTTCCGGCGCAACCGTCCGCAACGACGAGATCGTCTGCGAGAAGCACGGCGCCACCTTCGAGACCGACAGCGGCTACTGCAACTTCGGTCCCTGCGAGGGGGCCGTCCTCTCGGAGATCGACGTCGAGGCGGTCGACGGCGCCGTCTACCTGACCGACGACGACTACGAGTTCGCCGGTCTCGGCCCCGCGGAGGACGACGACCACGGCCCCGACGGCGACGGCGGCCGTGGGAACCGCTCTGGCGGCGGCCGCATCGGCTTCGGCGGCGTCTGA
- a CDS encoding DUF420 domain-containing protein has product MAVADRLQSRARARPRLVTAVLSAVGYLLVVVAFTDVVPLPTISDDAVILLGDAIAVVNACALASILVGVSFIRNDDVERHRTAMLAAFTLILLFLALYLTKVGGGFEKEIEATGLVWGAYIAMLAVHVVLSAVSVPVVLHAVVLGLTHTPAELRETAHARVGRIAVVAWGVSLFLGLVTYVMLNHVYGWHPRGAALLLVAAPRAAGLPGLDRISDVVPDLGKPRN; this is encoded by the coding sequence ATGGCAGTCGCAGACCGCCTCCAGTCGCGCGCTCGCGCCCGACCGCGGCTGGTCACGGCAGTCCTGTCGGCGGTGGGGTACCTCCTCGTAGTCGTCGCGTTCACCGACGTCGTCCCGCTCCCGACGATCAGCGACGACGCGGTGATCCTGCTCGGTGACGCCATCGCGGTCGTCAACGCCTGCGCGCTGGCGTCCATCCTGGTCGGCGTCTCCTTCATCCGCAACGACGACGTCGAGCGCCACCGAACGGCCATGCTGGCGGCGTTCACGCTGATCCTGCTCTTTCTCGCCCTGTACCTGACGAAGGTCGGCGGCGGCTTCGAGAAGGAGATCGAGGCGACGGGCCTCGTCTGGGGCGCGTACATCGCCATGCTGGCGGTCCACGTCGTCCTGTCGGCCGTCTCCGTCCCCGTCGTCCTCCACGCGGTCGTGCTCGGTCTGACGCACACGCCGGCAGAACTCCGGGAGACGGCCCACGCCCGCGTCGGCCGGATCGCCGTCGTCGCCTGGGGCGTGAGCCTCTTTCTCGGACTGGTGACCTACGTGATGCTGAACCACGTCTACGGGTGGCACCCGCGGGGCGCGGCGCTCCTGCTCGTCGCAGCGCCACGCGCCGCTGGTCTCCCCGGACTCGACAGAATCAGCGACGTGGTGCCGGACCTGGGGAAACCGCGGAATTGA
- a CDS encoding aminotransferase class IV, with protein MQYHVNGDLVPADEATVSVRDRGFMYGDAAFETLRAYGGAPFEWDAHRARLQRTAETLGFGDAVPDDLRERVDETLAANDLSEAYVRLSVTRGVQPGKLTPDENVDPTVVVVVKALPRGGRDGESVWDEPADVQTVKTRRIPGEALPADAKTHNYLNGILGRLELRRAATAEFSADECLMRDVDGTVVEGATSNLFFVTENGLRTPSEDLDLLPGVTRSVVMDLAWEEEFPVETGHYSVDAVREADEAFLTNSIWEIRPISTVDGIEVGAGPMTKLLTRLFDERVEERHYD; from the coding sequence ATGCAATACCACGTGAACGGCGACCTCGTGCCCGCCGACGAGGCGACGGTGTCCGTCCGCGACCGGGGGTTCATGTACGGCGACGCCGCCTTCGAGACGCTGCGCGCGTACGGCGGCGCGCCCTTCGAGTGGGACGCCCACCGCGCGCGCCTCCAGCGGACCGCGGAGACGCTGGGCTTCGGCGACGCGGTCCCGGACGACCTCCGCGAGCGCGTCGACGAGACGCTGGCCGCCAACGACCTCTCGGAGGCGTACGTCCGCCTGTCTGTCACGCGGGGCGTCCAGCCGGGGAAGCTCACCCCGGACGAGAACGTCGATCCGACTGTGGTCGTCGTCGTCAAAGCACTCCCCCGCGGCGGCCGCGACGGCGAGTCGGTCTGGGACGAACCGGCGGACGTCCAGACGGTCAAGACCCGACGGATCCCCGGCGAGGCGCTCCCGGCGGACGCGAAGACCCACAACTACCTGAACGGGATCCTCGGCCGCCTCGAACTTCGACGAGCCGCGACTGCGGAGTTCAGCGCGGACGAGTGCCTGATGCGGGACGTCGACGGCACCGTCGTCGAGGGCGCGACGAGCAACCTCTTCTTCGTCACCGAGAACGGCCTCCGGACGCCGAGCGAGGACCTGGACCTGCTGCCCGGCGTGACCCGCTCGGTCGTGATGGACCTCGCGTGGGAGGAGGAGTTCCCCGTCGAGACGGGCCACTACTCCGTCGACGCCGTCCGCGAGGCCGACGAGGCCTTCCTCACCAACTCCATCTGGGAGATCAGACCCATCTCGACCGTGGACGGCATCGAGGTGGGCGCCGGCCCGATGACGAAGCTCCTCACGCGGCTGTTCGACGAGCGCGTCGAGGAGCGCCACTACGACTGA
- a CDS encoding anthranilate synthase component II has product MNGTDGSGAASGPDLAPTILVVDNYDSFAYNLVQYVGEVVERLGGGEENVVVHRNDAVDVGGIRDLDPDGVVVSPGPGTPAEAGVSMPVFEELTYPTLGVCLGHQALCAASGAAVGHAEAVVHGKSSQVAHDGEGVFEGLPEPLEVGRYHSLAVERAELPDALAETAYTEDEDSVVMGVRHRERPHVGVQFHPESILTDAGKQLVENFCLLCNTT; this is encoded by the coding sequence ATGAACGGTACGGACGGCTCCGGCGCCGCATCCGGCCCTGACCTCGCCCCGACGATCCTGGTCGTCGACAACTACGACTCGTTCGCGTACAACCTCGTCCAGTACGTCGGCGAGGTGGTCGAGCGACTCGGCGGCGGCGAGGAGAACGTGGTCGTCCACCGCAACGACGCCGTCGACGTCGGCGGAATCCGGGATCTCGATCCGGACGGCGTCGTCGTCTCGCCCGGCCCCGGCACGCCGGCGGAAGCCGGCGTCTCGATGCCCGTCTTCGAGGAGCTGACCTATCCGACGCTGGGCGTCTGTCTCGGCCACCAGGCGCTGTGCGCCGCCAGCGGGGCCGCCGTCGGCCACGCCGAGGCGGTCGTCCACGGCAAGTCCTCGCAGGTGGCTCACGACGGCGAGGGCGTCTTCGAGGGCCTCCCCGAACCGCTAGAGGTCGGGCGCTATCACTCGCTGGCGGTGGAGCGCGCGGAGCTGCCCGACGCGCTGGCGGAGACGGCCTACACCGAAGACGAAGACAGCGTCGTCATGGGCGTCCGCCACCGCGAGCGACCGCACGTCGGCGTCCAGTTCCACCCGGAGAGCATCCTGACCGACGCGGGCAAACAGCTGGTCGAGAACTTCTGCCTGCTATGCAATACCACGTGA
- the pabB gene encoding aminodeoxychorismate synthase, component I, which produces MPTVVTERAAFLDAVEGAPVGARVPVEVRVDVDDPFAAYRRARDGDGAGGVYLATTGDQSGWGYFATAPASFTEVRSAEGGTLATLADAVADETLVRGDCDVPYPCGAVGWLSYDVARELEDLPESAVYDRALPRLQLATYDRMAAWEEPRGDEVTLRVTACPRVDELDRPGVAYEFGKQHALEFARAAVEGDPVVDDPPVDAETAEFESDCTREAYADRVRAVREYVREGDTFQANVSQRLVAPAAVHPVEAFDALREVNPAPYSALVEFPGVDLVSASPELLLEREGDRVATEPIAGTRPRGETSEADERLESELLDDEKERAEHAMLVDLERNDLGKVSEFGSVEVTDYRRVDRYSEVMHLVSKVEGRLREGADLTDAVAAVFPGGTITGAPKPRTMEIIDELESTRRGPYTGSVGLFGFDDRATLNILIRTLVRYESRYYLRVGAGIVHDSVPEREYEETLAKGRALIAAVDEALGERTDLTVEGQR; this is translated from the coding sequence ATGCCGACAGTCGTCACGGAGCGGGCCGCCTTCCTCGACGCCGTCGAGGGCGCCCCGGTCGGGGCTCGCGTGCCGGTCGAGGTTCGGGTCGACGTCGATGACCCCTTCGCCGCCTACCGCCGGGCCCGCGACGGGGACGGGGCCGGCGGCGTCTACCTGGCCACGACCGGAGACCAGTCCGGGTGGGGGTACTTCGCGACGGCACCGGCGTCGTTCACGGAGGTGCGCTCCGCGGAGGGCGGGACGCTCGCGACGCTGGCCGACGCCGTCGCCGACGAGACGCTCGTGCGGGGGGACTGCGACGTGCCCTACCCCTGCGGCGCGGTGGGGTGGCTCTCCTACGACGTCGCACGCGAACTCGAGGACCTGCCTGAGTCGGCCGTCTACGACCGGGCGCTCCCCCGCCTGCAACTGGCCACCTACGACCGGATGGCCGCGTGGGAGGAGCCCCGGGGCGACGAAGTCACGCTCCGGGTGACGGCCTGTCCGCGCGTCGACGAGCTCGACCGTCCCGGCGTCGCCTACGAGTTCGGGAAGCAACACGCGCTGGAGTTCGCCCGCGCGGCGGTCGAGGGCGACCCCGTCGTCGACGACCCGCCGGTCGACGCCGAGACCGCCGAGTTCGAGAGCGACTGCACGCGCGAGGCCTACGCCGACCGCGTCCGGGCGGTCAGGGAGTACGTCCGCGAGGGCGACACCTTCCAGGCGAACGTTTCCCAGCGGCTAGTCGCCCCCGCCGCAGTCCACCCCGTCGAGGCGTTCGACGCGCTCCGCGAGGTCAATCCCGCGCCGTACTCCGCGCTCGTGGAGTTCCCCGGCGTCGACCTCGTCAGCGCGAGCCCGGAACTCCTGCTGGAGCGCGAGGGCGACCGGGTCGCTACGGAGCCCATCGCCGGGACGCGACCGCGCGGCGAGACGTCCGAAGCGGACGAGCGACTCGAATCGGAACTGCTGGACGACGAGAAGGAGCGGGCCGAGCACGCGATGCTGGTCGACCTGGAGCGCAACGACCTCGGGAAGGTCTCCGAGTTCGGCTCCGTCGAGGTCACCGACTACCGCCGCGTCGACCGCTACTCGGAGGTGATGCACCTCGTCTCGAAGGTCGAGGGCCGCCTACGCGAGGGGGCGGACCTGACCGACGCCGTCGCCGCCGTCTTCCCGGGCGGCACGATCACGGGCGCGCCAAAGCCCCGGACGATGGAGATCATCGACGAACTCGAGTCGACCCGTCGCGGCCCCTACACCGGCTCCGTCGGCCTGTTCGGCTTCGACGACCGGGCGACGCTGAACATCCTGATCCGGACGCTCGTGCGCTACGAGTCCCGCTATTACCTCCGCGTGGGCGCGGGGATCGTCCACGACTCCGTCCCGGAGCGGGAGTACGAGGAGACGCTAGCGAAGGGCCGGGCGCTGATCGCCGCGGTGGACGAGGCGCTCGGGGAGCGGACTGACCTGACCGTGGAGGGACAGCGATGA